Proteins found in one Allorhizobium pseudoryzae genomic segment:
- the ugpA gene encoding sn-glycerol-3-phosphate ABC transporter permease UgpA — protein MDTKKTTFNSRLLPYLLLAPQLFITLVFFIWPAAQAVKSSFEREDPFGLSTVFVGFLHYQRLFEDPNYLDALSRTAVFAVSVTALSMILGLAFAAAVDRLVRTGKVYTTLLVWPYAVAPVVAGVLWWFLFNSSTGLMPFFLEKIGIDWDHDLNGTQAMILIIIAAAWKQVSYNFLFFLAGLQSVPQSLMEAAAIDGSGPVKRFFTISLPLLSPTTFFLFIINVNYTMFDTFPIVDATTVGGPAQATTTLVYKVYQDGYLGLNLGSSSAQSVLLMMIVMVLTFVQFRYVERRVQY, from the coding sequence ATGGATACCAAAAAAACGACCTTCAACAGCCGGCTGCTGCCTTACCTGCTGCTCGCGCCCCAGCTTTTCATCACGCTCGTATTCTTCATCTGGCCGGCGGCGCAGGCGGTGAAGTCCTCCTTCGAGCGGGAAGACCCCTTCGGTCTGTCGACCGTCTTTGTTGGATTTCTGCATTACCAGCGCCTCTTCGAGGATCCGAACTATCTGGATGCCCTGTCGCGGACGGCGGTCTTTGCCGTGTCGGTGACGGCGCTGTCGATGATTCTCGGCCTTGCCTTCGCCGCTGCCGTGGATCGCCTGGTGCGCACCGGCAAGGTCTATACCACGCTGCTCGTCTGGCCCTATGCCGTGGCCCCGGTGGTCGCCGGCGTGTTGTGGTGGTTCCTGTTCAACAGTTCCACGGGCCTCATGCCCTTCTTCCTCGAAAAGATCGGGATCGATTGGGATCATGATCTGAACGGCACCCAGGCGATGATCCTGATCATCATTGCCGCGGCCTGGAAACAGGTATCCTACAATTTCCTGTTTTTCCTCGCCGGCCTTCAGTCCGTGCCGCAATCGCTGATGGAAGCCGCCGCGATCGATGGATCGGGACCGGTGAAGCGCTTCTTCACGATCTCTTTGCCGCTATTGTCGCCCACCACCTTTTTCCTGTTCATCATCAACGTGAACTACACGATGTTTGACACCTTCCCGATCGTCGATGCGACGACGGTGGGCGGTCCGGCACAGGCGACCACGACGCTGGTCTACAAGGTCTACCAGGATGGTTATCTCGGCCTGAACCTCGGCTCGTCCTCGGCGCAGTCGGTTCTCCTGATGATGATCGTGATGGTACTGACCTTCGTGCAGTTCCGTTATGTTGAACGCCGCGTGCAGTATTGA
- the gshB gene encoding glutathione synthase — MAKIRKVAFQMDHVSGINIAGDSTFAMALEAQARGYALYHYTPDRLTMRDGRIFAAVEEMTVRDEKGSHFTLGERERVDLASMDVVMLRQDPPFDMAYITSTHLLERLQPQTLVVNDPAWVRNSPEKIFVTEFADLMPPTLITRDIGEIARFRDELGDIILKPLYGNGGAGVFHSARDDRNFSSLLEMFGQMYREPFIAQGYLRAVRKGDKRILLVDGEPVGAINRVPAEHDARSNMHVGGRAEATELTAREQEICARISPALRERGFLFVGIDVIGDFMTEINVTSPTGIREVKKFGGADVAALLWDAIEKKRG, encoded by the coding sequence ATGGCCAAGATCCGCAAAGTCGCGTTCCAGATGGACCACGTGTCCGGCATCAACATTGCCGGCGATTCCACCTTCGCCATGGCGCTGGAAGCGCAGGCGCGCGGGTATGCGCTTTATCATTATACACCCGACCGGCTGACCATGCGCGATGGCCGGATCTTCGCGGCTGTCGAGGAGATGACGGTCCGCGACGAGAAGGGCAGCCACTTCACGCTCGGCGAACGCGAACGGGTGGACTTGGCCTCCATGGACGTGGTGATGCTGCGCCAGGACCCGCCCTTTGATATGGCCTACATCACCTCGACGCATCTGCTCGAGCGTCTGCAGCCGCAAACGCTGGTGGTGAACGACCCGGCCTGGGTGCGCAACTCGCCGGAAAAGATCTTCGTCACCGAATTTGCCGACCTGATGCCGCCGACGCTGATCACCCGCGACATCGGCGAGATTGCGCGCTTCCGCGATGAACTGGGCGATATCATCCTGAAGCCGCTCTACGGCAATGGCGGCGCCGGCGTCTTCCACTCGGCGCGCGACGACCGCAACTTCTCCTCGTTGCTCGAAATGTTCGGCCAGATGTACCGCGAGCCCTTCATCGCGCAGGGTTACCTGCGGGCCGTGCGCAAGGGCGATAAGCGCATCCTGCTGGTGGACGGCGAGCCTGTGGGCGCGATCAACCGCGTGCCGGCCGAGCATGATGCGCGCTCCAATATGCATGTGGGCGGGCGGGCGGAAGCCACCGAACTGACGGCACGGGAACAGGAAATCTGCGCCCGCATCAGCCCGGCCTTGCGCGAACGTGGCTTCCTCTTCGTCGGCATCGACGTGATCGGCGACTTCATGACCGAGATCAACGTCACCTCGCCGACAGGTATTCGCGAAGTCAAAAAGTTCGGCGGCGCCGATGTTGCTGCTCTTCTCTGGGACGCGATCGAGAAGAAGCGTGGTTGA
- the dnaN gene encoding DNA polymerase III subunit beta produces MRITLERSNLLKSLNHVHRVVERRNTIPILSNVLMRASGNELALKATDLDLEVTEEVPAMVEQAGATTVPAHLLYEIVRKLPDGAEVRLTTNPDGGSMIVQSGRSKFSLQCLPESDFPDLTAGTFSHTFKIKATELKMLIDRTQFAISTEETRYYLNGIFFHTIEAGGELKLRAVATDGHRLARADIVAPSGSEGMPGIIIPRKTVGELQKLVDDPELVVTVEVSDAKIRLNMGTIVMTSKLIDGTFPDYQRVIPTGNDKEMRVDCQSFTRAVDRVSTISSERGRAVKLALSEGQLLLTVNNPDSGSATEEVAVGYESDPMEIGFNAKYLLDITAQLSGEDAIFMLADAGSPTLVRDTAGDDALYVLMPMRV; encoded by the coding sequence ATGCGTATTACTCTTGAGCGGTCCAACCTTCTTAAGTCGCTGAACCATGTTCACCGGGTCGTGGAACGCCGCAACACGATCCCGATCCTGTCCAACGTCTTGATGCGCGCCTCCGGCAACGAGCTGGCGCTGAAGGCGACCGACCTTGATCTGGAAGTCACGGAAGAAGTGCCGGCCATGGTGGAACAGGCGGGTGCGACCACCGTTCCGGCCCACCTTCTCTACGAAATCGTCCGCAAGCTGCCGGATGGCGCGGAAGTGCGCCTCACCACCAATCCGGATGGCGGCAGCATGATCGTCCAGTCCGGCCGCTCGAAATTCTCGCTGCAGTGCCTGCCGGAATCGGACTTCCCGGATCTGACGGCCGGCACCTTCAGCCACACGTTCAAGATCAAGGCGACCGAGCTCAAGATGTTGATCGATCGCACCCAGTTCGCGATCTCGACGGAAGAGACGCGCTACTATCTGAACGGCATCTTCTTCCACACGATCGAGGCCGGCGGCGAGCTGAAGCTGCGCGCCGTGGCGACCGACGGCCACCGCCTGGCGCGCGCCGATATCGTTGCCCCCTCCGGTTCTGAGGGCATGCCCGGCATCATCATTCCGCGCAAGACGGTTGGCGAGCTGCAGAAGCTGGTCGATGATCCGGAACTCGTCGTCACCGTCGAGGTATCGGATGCCAAGATCCGCCTGAACATGGGCACGATCGTGATGACCTCGAAGCTGATCGACGGCACCTTCCCGGATTACCAGCGTGTCATCCCGACCGGCAACGACAAGGAAATGCGCGTCGATTGCCAGAGTTTTACCCGCGCCGTCGATCGCGTCTCGACCATCTCCTCGGAGCGCGGTCGGGCGGTGAAGCTGGCGCTCAGCGAAGGCCAGCTGCTGCTCACCGTCAACAACCCGGATTCCGGTAGTGCCACGGAAGAAGTGGCGGTCGGCTACGAAAGCGATCCGATGGAAATCGGCTTCAACGCCAAGTATCTGCTCGACATCACCGCGCAGCTGTCCGGTGAAGATGCGATCTTCATGCTGGCGGATGCGGGTTCACCGACACTTGTCAGGGATACGGCGGGCGATGACGCCCTTTATGTTCTGATGCCCATGCGCGTTTAA
- a CDS encoding sn-glycerol-3-phosphate import ATP-binding protein UgpC, which translates to MAGIKIAGVSKIYAGGVKAVNSVSIDIADGEFIVLVGPSGCGKSTLLRMVAGLETISDGEVSIGGKVVNRMEPAERDIAMVFQNYALYPHMTVYQNLAYGLKNRGTPKAEIDARVAEAARMLEITQYLERKPRALSGGQRQRVAMGRAIVRKPAAFLFDEPLSNLDAKLRVSMRGEIKRLQRRLGTTSIYVTHDQLEAMTLADRLVVLNGGQIEQIGSPLEVYHAPASTFVASFIGSPAMNLVAGELHGNRLAIGPAVVELGGTAPTSGAVTVGIRAEDLRLAKPGEAVLPMTVDYIEELGAQRLVHGLVGDQMLTASMPTDMEIGEALSLTVDQDRLHFFSASNGKRIGSATGSAANVTVSAVETA; encoded by the coding sequence ATGGCTGGCATCAAGATAGCCGGTGTGTCGAAAATCTATGCCGGGGGCGTGAAGGCGGTCAATTCCGTGTCGATCGACATTGCCGATGGCGAATTCATCGTGCTCGTCGGTCCTTCGGGCTGCGGCAAGTCCACCCTCCTGCGCATGGTCGCCGGTCTCGAAACCATTTCCGACGGCGAGGTCTCGATCGGCGGCAAGGTGGTGAACCGCATGGAACCGGCCGAGCGCGACATCGCGATGGTCTTCCAGAACTATGCGCTCTACCCGCACATGACGGTCTATCAGAATCTGGCCTACGGGTTGAAGAACCGCGGCACGCCGAAGGCGGAGATCGATGCCCGCGTGGCGGAAGCCGCCCGCATGCTGGAAATTACCCAGTATCTGGAGCGCAAGCCGCGCGCGCTCTCCGGCGGCCAGCGCCAGCGTGTGGCCATGGGCCGCGCCATCGTGCGCAAGCCGGCGGCCTTCCTGTTCGACGAACCACTGTCGAACCTCGATGCCAAGCTGCGCGTCTCGATGCGCGGCGAAATCAAGCGCCTGCAGCGGCGCCTTGGCACCACCTCGATCTACGTCACCCACGATCAGCTGGAAGCCATGACGCTGGCGGACCGGTTGGTGGTGCTCAACGGCGGCCAGATCGAGCAGATCGGCTCGCCGCTCGAGGTCTACCACGCGCCGGCCTCCACCTTCGTGGCCAGTTTCATCGGCTCGCCGGCGATGAACCTCGTTGCCGGCGAACTCCATGGCAATCGGCTGGCAATCGGCCCGGCCGTCGTCGAGCTTGGCGGAACGGCACCCACATCCGGCGCCGTGACGGTGGGGATCAGGGCCGAGGATCTGCGGCTGGCAAAGCCCGGCGAAGCCGTGCTGCCGATGACGGTGGACTATATTGAGGAACTGGGGGCTCAGCGCCTGGTGCACGGCCTGGTGGGCGACCAGATGCTGACGGCTTCGATGCCGACGGACATGGAAATCGGCGAGGCGCTGTCCCTGACCGTCGATCAGGACCGGCTGCACTTCTTCTCCGCTAGCAATGGCAAGCGCATCGGCTCGGCGACCGGCAGTGCCGCAAATGTCACGGTGAGCGCTGTGGAAACGGCCTGA
- the pmtA gene encoding phospholipid N-methyltransferase PmtA: MQLRFKERLGRKFDEEIRFFKGWIDGPKRVGAILPTSGITARRMASVITPKTGLPVLELGPGTGIITKAILQRGIKPENLVSIEFSTDFFQHLTRNFPGVHFINGDAFDLQNTLGSFKDVQFDAVISAIPMLSFPMERRIALLEDLLDRMPHGRPVMQITYGPVSPIVAKPDSYRIKHFDFVVRNIPPAQLWVYTRP; the protein is encoded by the coding sequence ATGCAATTGCGTTTCAAGGAGCGGCTGGGCCGCAAGTTTGACGAGGAAATCCGCTTCTTCAAGGGCTGGATCGACGGACCCAAACGGGTCGGCGCTATTCTGCCCACCTCCGGCATCACGGCGCGGCGCATGGCAAGTGTCATCACGCCGAAGACGGGCCTGCCGGTGCTGGAACTCGGCCCCGGAACCGGCATCATCACCAAGGCCATCCTGCAGCGCGGCATCAAGCCGGAGAACCTGGTCTCGATCGAATTCTCGACCGACTTCTTCCAGCATCTCACCCGCAATTTTCCGGGCGTCCACTTCATCAACGGCGACGCCTTCGACCTTCAGAACACGCTCGGCAGCTTCAAGGACGTGCAGTTCGATGCGGTCATCTCGGCCATCCCCATGCTGAGCTTTCCGATGGAGCGGCGGATCGCGCTTCTGGAAGACCTGCTGGACCGCATGCCGCACGGCCGCCCGGTGATGCAGATCACCTATGGTCCCGTCTCGCCGATCGTCGCCAAGCCGGACAGCTACCGGATCAAGCATTTCGATTTCGTCGTGCGCAACATTCCGCCGGCGCAGCTGTGGGTCTACACCCGCCCCTGA
- a CDS encoding YraN family protein: MAADEKRLKRRRAERRGRLAEYAAALFLRLKGYRILVMRYRTPSGEIDIIARRGDLVAFVEVKMRQDARNAVDAVGPATQHRIRAASNHWISRQSNAHLLSYRYDIVAMQQWKLPRHFVDAF, from the coding sequence ATGGCGGCTGACGAGAAAAGGCTGAAGCGGCGGAGGGCGGAGCGCCGCGGGCGCCTTGCCGAATATGCCGCGGCCCTTTTTCTGCGGCTGAAGGGTTACCGAATCCTCGTCATGCGCTATCGCACGCCTTCGGGTGAAATCGATATCATTGCCCGCCGCGGAGATCTTGTTGCCTTCGTCGAAGTGAAAATGCGCCAAGATGCGCGTAATGCCGTGGATGCTGTTGGTCCTGCAACGCAGCATCGCATCCGTGCTGCTTCCAACCATTGGATTTCAAGGCAGTCCAACGCACATCTGCTTTCCTATCGATACGATATTGTTGCAATGCAGCAATGGAAGCTTCCCCGACATTTTGTGGATGCCTTCTGA
- a CDS encoding DUF1330 domain-containing protein, which translates to MPKGYWIARVDVRDAERYKDYVAAAKPAFEHYGAKFLARGGPITTLEGPSRARNVVIEFASMQDAVDCYNSPVYQIAAKIRQEAADSDMLVVEGV; encoded by the coding sequence ATGCCCAAGGGATACTGGATTGCCCGCGTCGATGTGCGCGATGCGGAGCGCTACAAGGATTATGTCGCCGCTGCCAAGCCGGCGTTCGAACACTACGGCGCGAAGTTTCTCGCCCGTGGCGGCCCCATCACCACGCTGGAAGGCCCATCGCGCGCCCGCAACGTGGTGATCGAATTTGCCTCGATGCAGGATGCGGTGGATTGCTACAATTCGCCGGTATACCAGATCGCCGCCAAGATCCGCCAGGAGGCGGCGGACTCCGACATGCTGGTGGTGGAAGGCGTCTGA
- the pyrF gene encoding orotidine-5'-phosphate decarboxylase, which yields MTARDRLIVGLDLPTITEAEAVVGTLGNEVSFYKIGYQLAFAGGVEFARDLVRDGKQVFLDMKLLDIDNTVAKGVENIVKMGVTMLTLHAYPKAMRAAVEAAKGSNLCLLGVTVLTSMDDADLREAGYEYDPHTLVLTRAEQAHAAGMGGIVCSAEESSAVRKIIGPDMALVTPGIRPKGADAGDQKRVVTPFDAIKAGSSHLVVARPIVKATDPLSAARAILAEMNEAL from the coding sequence ATGACCGCACGCGACCGCTTGATCGTCGGGCTCGACCTTCCCACCATAACCGAAGCGGAAGCCGTGGTCGGTACCCTGGGCAACGAGGTCTCCTTCTACAAGATCGGCTACCAACTGGCTTTCGCCGGCGGCGTGGAATTTGCCCGCGACCTCGTGCGCGACGGCAAGCAGGTCTTTCTCGACATGAAGCTGCTCGACATCGACAACACCGTGGCAAAGGGCGTCGAAAACATCGTCAAGATGGGCGTCACCATGCTGACCCTGCATGCCTATCCGAAGGCGATGCGCGCGGCGGTGGAGGCGGCGAAGGGCTCGAACCTCTGCCTGCTCGGCGTGACCGTTCTGACCTCCATGGACGATGCGGACTTGCGCGAGGCGGGTTACGAATACGACCCGCACACGCTGGTGCTGACGCGCGCCGAACAGGCCCACGCCGCCGGCATGGGCGGCATCGTCTGCTCGGCGGAGGAATCGTCCGCCGTGCGCAAGATCATCGGCCCGGACATGGCGCTCGTCACCCCCGGCATTCGCCCGAAGGGGGCCGATGCCGGCGACCAGAAGCGGGTCGTCACCCCCTTCGATGCGATCAAGGCGGGCTCCAGCCATCTCGTCGTTGCCCGGCCCATCGTCAAGGCGACGGATCCGTTGTCCGCGGCGCGGGCCATCCTTGCCGAAATGAATGAAGCGCTCTGA
- a CDS encoding histidine phosphatase family protein: MFGVYITHPQVTIDPAVPVPDWGLSETGLARTRQAAALSWVRHLRRIVSSAERKAIETAEILADAAGVAPDIDPAMHENDRSATGFLPPPAFEEAADWFFAHPDDSFHGWERAVDAQARIVNAVSKVLAGHDPNLPIAFVGHGGVGTLLKCHLARRPISRDCDQPGGGGNLFAFRLSRSLAECRLACDWTPMEFWQGDI, translated from the coding sequence ATGTTCGGCGTCTACATCACCCATCCGCAGGTCACCATCGATCCGGCGGTTCCGGTTCCGGACTGGGGACTGTCGGAGACCGGCCTTGCCCGCACCCGGCAGGCGGCGGCGCTTTCCTGGGTTCGGCACCTTCGCCGCATCGTCTCGAGTGCCGAACGCAAGGCGATCGAGACGGCCGAGATTCTGGCCGATGCCGCCGGAGTGGCGCCGGATATCGACCCAGCCATGCATGAAAACGACCGCTCCGCCACGGGCTTCCTGCCGCCGCCGGCCTTCGAAGAGGCCGCCGACTGGTTCTTCGCCCATCCGGACGACAGTTTCCACGGCTGGGAACGCGCGGTCGATGCGCAGGCGCGGATCGTGAACGCCGTCTCGAAGGTCTTGGCCGGGCACGACCCGAACCTGCCGATCGCCTTTGTCGGGCATGGCGGCGTCGGCACGCTGCTCAAATGCCATCTCGCCCGCCGGCCGATTTCGCGCGATTGCGACCAGCCCGGCGGCGGCGGCAATCTTTTCGCCTTCCGTCTCTCCCGCTCTCTTGCCGAGTGCCGCCTCGCATGCGACTGGACGCCGATGGAATTCTGGCAAGGAGACATATGA
- the ugpE gene encoding sn-glycerol-3-phosphate ABC transporter permease UgpE, whose product MVENRPFLTFLTHAFLILGFVLVALPVYVAVIASTHDISTLMSGPVPLLPGSHFIENYTQILTSASAANGLPNYSHMALNSLIMALVITIGKISISIISAFAIVYFRFPLRQLAFWIIFVTLMLPVEVRIMPTYKIVADLGMLNSWAGLTVPLIASATATFLFRQFFMTVPDEMLEAARVDGAGPMKFFRDILLPLSRTNIGALSVILFIYGWVQYLWPLLVTTDPGYYTLMMGMKRMVTVQDGVIEWQLVMAGAVLAMLPPILIVIFMQRLFIRGLTETEK is encoded by the coding sequence ATGGTTGAAAACCGCCCCTTCCTGACCTTTCTGACCCATGCCTTCCTGATTCTTGGCTTCGTTCTCGTGGCGCTGCCGGTCTATGTGGCGGTCATCGCCTCGACGCATGACATTTCGACCCTGATGAGCGGCCCCGTACCGCTTCTGCCGGGCTCGCATTTCATCGAGAATTACACCCAGATCCTGACGAGCGCTTCGGCAGCGAACGGCCTGCCGAACTATTCGCACATGGCGTTGAATTCGCTGATCATGGCGCTGGTGATCACCATCGGAAAGATTTCGATCTCGATCATCTCGGCCTTCGCGATCGTCTATTTCCGGTTTCCGCTTCGCCAGCTCGCCTTCTGGATCATCTTCGTGACGTTGATGCTGCCGGTCGAAGTGCGCATCATGCCGACCTACAAGATCGTCGCCGATCTCGGCATGCTGAACTCGTGGGCGGGTCTGACCGTTCCGCTGATCGCGTCCGCCACCGCAACCTTCCTGTTCCGCCAGTTCTTCATGACGGTGCCGGACGAAATGCTGGAAGCGGCGCGCGTGGATGGTGCGGGACCGATGAAGTTCTTCCGCGACATCCTGCTTCCCTTGTCGCGCACGAATATCGGCGCGCTCTCCGTGATCCTGTTCATCTATGGCTGGGTGCAATACCTCTGGCCGCTGCTGGTGACGACGGATCCCGGTTACTACACATTGATGATGGGCATGAAACGCATGGTCACCGTCCAGGACGGTGTCATCGAATGGCAGCTCGTGATGGCCGGCGCCGTGCTGGCCATGCTGCCCCCCATTCTGATCGTTATTTTTATGCAGCGGCTGTTCATCCGCGGCCTGACAGAGACGGAGAAGTAA
- the rsmI gene encoding 16S rRNA (cytidine(1402)-2'-O)-methyltransferase yields MTDNEKATSRTYRVANVAVPARPLEPALYLVATPIGNLGDITLRALETLAGADVLACEDTRVTRVLLDRFGISGRPFAYHEHNANEAGPRLIAALDEGKSVALVSDAGTPLVSDPGYRLGQLALEAGHKVVPIPGPSAPLAALVGSGLPSDAFLFAGFLPVKEKGRRDRLAELSKIPATLIFFESPHRIADTLVIAADVLGPSRPACVCRELTKTFEEFRRGSLGDLAAQYADATVKGEVVLVIGPPAFDDVPAAVDVDVMLRELAASMPATKAAAEAARLTGLSRKDLYQRLIELKDGDGG; encoded by the coding sequence GTGACGGATAATGAAAAGGCGACCTCCCGAACCTACCGTGTCGCCAATGTCGCGGTGCCGGCAAGGCCGCTCGAGCCGGCGCTTTATCTGGTGGCAACGCCGATCGGCAATCTGGGTGATATCACGCTTCGGGCACTCGAAACGCTGGCGGGCGCCGATGTGCTGGCCTGCGAGGATACCCGCGTCACCCGCGTGCTGCTCGACCGCTTCGGCATTTCTGGCCGTCCCTTCGCCTATCACGAGCACAATGCCAACGAGGCCGGGCCAAGGCTGATTGCGGCGCTCGATGAGGGCAAGTCCGTCGCGCTTGTTTCGGATGCCGGAACGCCGCTCGTCTCCGATCCGGGGTACCGCCTCGGTCAGCTGGCGCTGGAGGCCGGCCACAAGGTGGTGCCGATCCCCGGTCCCTCCGCGCCGCTCGCCGCCCTCGTCGGCTCCGGCCTGCCGTCCGACGCCTTTTTGTTTGCGGGTTTCCTGCCGGTCAAGGAAAAGGGACGCCGCGACCGGCTGGCGGAACTCTCCAAGATCCCGGCGACGCTGATCTTCTTCGAATCGCCGCACCGGATTGCCGACACGCTGGTCATCGCCGCCGACGTGCTGGGGCCGTCCAGGCCGGCCTGCGTCTGCCGGGAACTGACCAAGACCTTCGAGGAGTTCCGCCGGGGATCGCTCGGCGATCTCGCGGCCCAATATGCCGATGCGACGGTGAAGGGCGAGGTGGTGCTGGTCATCGGCCCGCCGGCCTTTGACGATGTGCCGGCTGCGGTCGATGTCGACGTGATGCTGCGAGAACTTGCCGCCAGCATGCCGGCGACGAAGGCGGCCGCCGAGGCCGCGCGCCTGACTGGCCTGTCGCGCAAGGATCTCTATCAGCGGCTCATCGAATTGAAGGATGGCGATGGCGGCTGA
- the ugpB gene encoding sn-glycerol-3-phosphate ABC transporter substrate-binding protein UgpB, whose translation MFKKLALAAAALALSATTSLAATEVTWWHAMGGELGKKLEEIATKFNESQSDYKVVPVYKGSYPETLTAAIAAFRANQQPAIVQVFEVGTGTMMAAKGAVYPVYKLMKDEGEAFDTKSFLGPVVGYYSDTEGNILSLPFNSSTPILYYNKDVFKKAGLDPEVAPKTWKEVEDFSKKIVSSGAAKCGFTSAWITWVQTENLSALHDQPFGTLENGFGGLKSEFKFNGPVQVKHWANLKKWQDEGLFKYGGPVGGDQAATMFYAQECAMTMNSSAGRAGVINNAKNFTPGFAPLPYYDDVTKEPKNSIIGGATLWVLNGKDKAVYKGVAKFFSYLSKSEVQADWHQFTGYLPITNAAYELGKSQGYYAKNPGSDIAIEQITRGTPSANSKGLRFGNFTQVRTIVDEEFQSLLAGKKDAKQALDSAVERGNKLLREFEAANN comes from the coding sequence ATGTTCAAGAAGCTCGCATTGGCCGCAGCAGCGCTCGCGCTCTCGGCAACCACCTCGCTCGCAGCAACCGAAGTCACCTGGTGGCACGCCATGGGTGGCGAACTCGGCAAGAAGCTCGAGGAGATCGCCACGAAGTTCAACGAAAGCCAGAGCGACTACAAGGTCGTTCCGGTCTACAAGGGTTCGTATCCGGAAACCCTGACCGCAGCGATCGCTGCGTTCCGCGCCAACCAGCAGCCGGCCATCGTGCAGGTTTTCGAAGTGGGCACGGGCACGATGATGGCCGCCAAGGGCGCCGTCTATCCGGTCTACAAGCTGATGAAGGATGAAGGCGAAGCCTTCGACACGAAGTCTTTCCTCGGTCCGGTCGTCGGGTATTATTCCGATACGGAAGGCAACATCCTGTCGCTGCCGTTCAACTCCTCGACGCCGATCCTCTATTACAACAAGGACGTCTTCAAGAAGGCCGGCCTTGATCCGGAAGTGGCACCGAAGACCTGGAAGGAAGTCGAAGACTTTTCCAAGAAGATCGTCTCTTCCGGCGCTGCTAAGTGCGGCTTCACCTCGGCCTGGATCACCTGGGTTCAGACGGAAAACCTGTCGGCTCTGCACGACCAGCCCTTCGGCACGCTGGAAAACGGCTTCGGCGGCCTGAAGAGCGAGTTCAAGTTCAACGGTCCGGTTCAGGTCAAGCATTGGGCCAACCTGAAGAAGTGGCAGGATGAAGGCCTCTTCAAGTATGGCGGCCCGGTGGGCGGCGATCAGGCAGCGACGATGTTCTACGCCCAGGAATGCGCCATGACGATGAACTCGTCGGCCGGCCGTGCGGGCGTCATCAACAACGCCAAGAACTTCACTCCGGGCTTTGCTCCGCTGCCCTATTATGACGACGTCACGAAGGAGCCGAAGAACTCCATCATCGGCGGCGCGACGCTCTGGGTTCTGAATGGCAAGGACAAGGCCGTCTACAAGGGCGTTGCGAAGTTCTTCTCCTACCTCTCGAAGTCGGAAGTCCAGGCCGACTGGCACCAGTTCACCGGCTACCTGCCGATCACCAACGCGGCCTATGAGCTTGGCAAGAGCCAGGGTTACTACGCCAAGAACCCAGGCTCCGATATCGCTATCGAGCAGATCACCCGCGGCACGCCGAGCGCGAACTCCAAGGGTCTGCGTTTTGGCAACTTCACCCAGGTTCGCACGATCGTGGATGAAGAGTTCCAGTCGCTGCTGGCCGGCAAGAAGGACGCCAAGCAGGCTCTCGACAGCGCCGTCGAGCGCGGCAACAAGCTGCTTCGCGAATTCGAAGCCGCCAATAACTGA
- a CDS encoding cupin domain-containing protein, which translates to MVVKLALAGALALAYRGRDIRKRNEVPPFIGASPEALFRDLKPAPIEPTWILAGEPQARVAQHSCTEDKCSVTAMWDCTAGSFRWYFGDDETVVILEGEVFITAADGTQRLLRAGDIGYFKAGTWATWRIDTYVRKIAFMRQPIWLPLALFYRIRNRLRRRIKGSGLGL; encoded by the coding sequence ATGGTTGTGAAACTGGCATTGGCGGGCGCGCTGGCGCTCGCCTACCGTGGACGAGACATCAGGAAACGCAATGAGGTTCCACCCTTCATCGGCGCTTCACCGGAGGCGCTGTTTCGGGATCTGAAGCCGGCTCCGATCGAGCCGACCTGGATTCTGGCAGGCGAGCCGCAGGCGCGCGTGGCGCAGCATTCGTGCACTGAGGACAAGTGTTCCGTGACGGCGATGTGGGACTGCACCGCGGGCAGCTTCCGCTGGTATTTCGGCGATGACGAGACCGTCGTCATCCTCGAGGGCGAGGTGTTCATCACCGCGGCGGACGGCACGCAGCGGCTGTTGCGGGCCGGCGACATCGGTTATTTCAAGGCCGGCACCTGGGCCACCTGGCGCATCGACACTTACGTGCGCAAGATCGCCTTCATGCGCCAGCCGATCTGGCTGCCGCTGGCGCTTTTCTACAGGATTCGCAACCGCTTGCGTCGCCGCATCAAGGGCTCCGGCCTCGGTCTTTGA